Sequence from the Mytilus galloprovincialis chromosome 10, xbMytGall1.hap1.1, whole genome shotgun sequence genome:
TCTCAACACTGTCAAGGAATGCCTGCATTGAAGGATCTCTTgacctttttcttttaaaacgtTCCCTCTTTTCCTTAGAGCTCATGTCTTGAGAAGAAGTTGAAGAAAGACTGCTTCTATCTGCTGACTTTCTTCTAATTTCTGACAAATAGTTTTTCCCACTTTCTTCTTTATTTGCAtctttttcatcaaaaacttGATCTTCTTCAATTGTTAAATCTGTCTTTGCAGATTTAGAAGAATTTTGATCAATGTCTTCTTGAATTTCCATTAAACTTTCAAAACCTTTACCTTCAATGACCTTTgtttctgtttccatggcaacatccTCTTCTTCTGATGTTGAAAAATCGTCAGGATTTTCCATTCTttcaaacaatttatcaaaatccATCACCTCATCATCTTTTAACTTATAATCTTTAAATACAACTTCTTTGAACTCAACCATTTCGAAATTTTCTTCTTCTGAGACACTGTCACTATCGTCTACTCTGACAGGTGTGAAGGTCATATTGCCCGGTCCAGCCATCATTATTTCTGCTTTGACATCTTCTATCGGAACATATTCACTGTGTTTTATTGTCTCTCTTTCACTTCTTGCTTTTTGCCTATCTTCCTCAAATTTACCTTTTTCAAAATCCTGAAATTATGTTTTAAACAGCATAATCTTAATTGGATACTCATCCTGAGATATTAAGGAACAACCACTTAATTCTGATGGGTTGGGGTGAGAGAGTTGCCCCGCAAATTTGATGAGGTCATACTTTTTATTTCTATCTTAATGGCTGCCAGATTATATCTTTCAATCAAAGCTGgacaaaaatattgatttttgacTTCTCATAAAAGTGACACAAAAAGTGCCCACATCAAAATCTACTGGTCATCCCCTAAAGATTTTCTATAAAAGTAATTTAAAATTTACAGATCAACATATTGGTAGAATACACATATAGTACTTCGATTAAAAAGAGCAGTTAAAATAAAGTGTAGAATTTTTATtctattgaaatatgaaaatataatagCTTTATAATTACTAATAATTATGAGATAGTTTCAGTGATATAGACAAGAGTGGTGTAAGAGttgaaaatggtaaaataaataaaacaagtgaaactgcgagctactgctcattgatgatacccccgccgcaagtgtaTAATatcaatagtgtaaaaatatgcaagtgtttcggtaaacaggaagttgtcaagtgatgactctgaaaacgcatcacacggtatagctgactagtataaatcctgaaaccaaatttcagaaatccctgagaaaaatgtgacggaaattttcaacttggttatcatgtgtaaaatagtacaagtgttcggtaaacaggaagttgtcaagtgatgactCTGAAAACGCAGCACACGGTATAGCATACTTATATAAAActtgaaacaaaatttcataaatccttgtattgtagttcctgagaaaaatgtgacggaaattttcaacttggttatcatgtgtaaaataatacaagtgttcggtaaacaggaagttgtcgagtgatgaatctgaaaagacATCAAACGGTGTAgtagacttatataaaccctgcaaccaaatttcagaaatccttatattgtagttcctgagaaaaatgcgacgaaaaatattcatgggacggatggactgacggactgacggaaggacagacagaggtaaaacagtatacccccctttgaaagggtataattataaGTTTTACTCACATTGTAAAACTTGATGGCTGGTTCAATTTTCTGTGTCTCTCTTGCCTGCTGTAAAGCCCAGAGATGTTCAGCTTTTATTTCCTCATATTCCTGCCTATGTATATGTATTggatgtagaccaccacatttaGTCATATCTCTGGTAATCTCATAAAACATTATTCCTTCCCAAAGATGGTTGATAGCATTtcctatttcaaaatataaagttttattttaaaacatttcatagaAGAATGTATCAACATCTTTATatgaatttattacaaaaaagctATAAGCCTTTTAATATGTATTATTCGACCACAgataaattatcacgttgtgattggttaaacgccgtcacgtggtgaccccctatgagaccgtagggggttagtaagtttcatagggggttcatgacgcgttaatggtgacgtcatctattaatgttgttgtgtttcattgtttatttttcaacaaaacgcagcagaaaaagtccagcgtccaataaattcgttatacggttaactactgaccccctacggttCCATAGAGGGTGATTAATATTCgacctccggcctcaccccctatggattttactaaccctctttGGACCCTTAGGAGGTctgtagcgaaccatataacttataatatagtTTTAGGGTGGTGGGGTCAATAAAATTGCATCCTAAAATattccaataataaaaaaaaagacatttagaaGTTGACATACAGTTTTCATCATtaaacaaatacccccaaaatatGTAATGATCTAAACTTCTTCACATCCTGTGAGAGCAAAGTtgtattgggggggggggggtatttaatAGAGACTATCTAATATCTACCATTGACATATATTAACTGAGATATGGTAATTGTATCAAAACCTACAAGAACATACAATGAAAAGCAGTCAAAGACAAAATATGCTTTTAACATGTAACAAGAGGCTCTACCTAAGAGTCTGTGTTACTCACCTGCATCTTCAACAATGGCCCCCTTTTTTCCTAATCCTTCtaataattttccttttttaagttttgaatcatctatacattttttttttaaatgcaaaagttttcattaaagggcaataactccaatatcGAGGCAATGGAGGATTTCAAGTATtatgaattatttgtagatcatgTCTTGCTGTTCATTTGTGTTATTcaaagtttctatctatctattaCAATTTTCAAGTCTCTCTGCCAGGTAAGATCAAATAAGGAGATCAGGATTTTACATACCCCTACACCACCATTTGTCAAGGGTATGGGCAAAACCCATAACATACAGCTATAAAAACAGCCATACCTTTTTGTTTCTTGTCATACTCCTGTTTTGCCTTGTGCAAGAGGATTTTGCCCACTAGATGTGGTGTATGTGTACATTTATAGTGAGGAGGCTGCAGGATTTTCCTTCTGATATTATCTGCTTCTTTGATATCTTTTACAGCATCACTAAATGCACCAGAAACTTTCAACAATCCAAGCTCGTCGTAGGATTCAGCTCGTTTCACTAATTTATCAGCGTAATTGTCATACTTGTGTAGATTCATTTGCGTGTCCAAAGCCATAGCTTTTGTGTAATATCTAAcggatttttcaaaattttctttcgcctcttttgtatttttcaattcgTTTTCTTTTAGTCCTATTACATACCACAATCGACCAATGCTTGCAATAAATGAAGGGATgtccaaattataaaaattttcaactttttcttcaGCTTTCTTAAAAGCAGCATAGAGATTTTCTCTGGCTTCTTCTACTGCAGGTGGATCAAGCATAAGATAAGTTTGAcctattttttcataaatatttgtaatatgaTACATATAACGATGTCGTACAAATTTATGTTCATTGAACAATTTCTGGGCCATTGTAAGATCTTTTACTGCATTTTCCAGCTGCTTTCTTCGCATgtaaaattttcctttgaggaggAAATAAATTCCAAAAACAGGGGCCAAAGCAGTACCTATGGCTGTAACAACATCACAGGTACTTTCTATCTCAAAAAGATACTTTGCTACAAGTTCATTTCTgtcaacatcaaagaaaaaacTGGCTTTTTCAATTTTCCAGAATAAATATTCTAGTTTGCAATTCCTCTGCTTACTGCTTTCCAACATTTTTTCAATCCTGTTTATTCtagaaaaagaaatgaattttgtATTCATTATGCATTTGAATACAATACTTAGTTCAAGTCAACTGTGAGTCTCTGAAATACGTCACAAAGATGGCTATATGGGatggcataaaagcaattgcatTAAAAACTAGTAATTGTAAACATCTCTATCAATGTGAAAGTAACAGTGTCTTGGAAATAAAGAGTTAAAGTGGTAGAAATTCTATAATAACTATTTGGACAATTGTTTTGTTCTGTTTGCCATGTCACTTGTGGAGCAGAAACTGCTTACCTTTTCTGAGCATCTTACTTCAACCCTATTTTTTTGGTTGGTTTATGTTGTTAAGGTTGTTTAAATATAATCTTTAGTATATCTATCTGGTTTTTTCCCCCCTTTTTAGTAACGGCGTTGTTCACTTATTTTcaacttgtgagtttgaatgtccctttgatatcctCGACTCTCTCTCGTCTGTGTAAAGGTTTGATATTATTGTTGGACTTTTTGTCATATAAATGTTTCGACAggatttctgttttctgtttttattgGATTTAAAAACAATACAGCCACATAAAAAATTGTCTGTCTAACCTACCTAAATGTGAGAAGTTTTCAATTATGACAACTAATGTCTTTAAACAATATTAGCAGAAATGTCAAAGTAAAAAATCACAGTTCAAATATAAAACTTACTGCTGTACAACTTACTATCCTGCACGAAAATCTATTCTAGGTTGGATTGAATCTGCCAAGCCCTTTTCAATGAGTTGAGAATAAACAAAGAATGGCATCAAAGATGACatatgatataaataataatCTCATTGTGTTACTACAGCCTTTGTAGTCCATGTTCTCAAGTGACCAAAAAATTCATAACTCTGAACATTTATTTACATACCTATGAAAATCTCCAAGCAAGAGGTTTCCAACTAAAACCATTTGAGTACATAGTAAAATTCTGTCCTTCATATCTATGGTTGTCTGTGTATCTTGGACATGATCACCTTTAAACAGACTAATGAAGTGCTTCTTATTTTCTTCAATCATCCTCCAAGCTTTCATACAATTTGTGTCCATTTTTTCACCTATTTTCTGCACAgctttttcaaaatgactgaCAAATCCTTGCCATGCCTTTTTTACTTCCTCTTGAAAACATCCATCCTTAATTAGTTCTTTAAGAAACATGTAAACAAGTGGATGCAAAGAATACCTCAATTCATGAGTCAAAAAAATATCAGTTGTAGCTgaagttgttttctttttcatcatGTAATCTTCAGGTTCTGTTATTTCCACAAAATGCCTGGTTTTTAATGCCAACAGGTCCATTTTTGGTCGCATAGTCATGTTAAGTTCACCAAACACAGCGCTGGCAGCATTAACATCAAACTTTGCTGTCTGGAATACTGTGAGTCTTGCCAATTTCTTCTGGTATTCAACATCAAGCGAACTGAAGGTTTGTGCTAGACAATTATTAACTTGCAAAGCATGGGAGAGTCCACCcttttctgcagctatttttaaGTTATATCTAATAACTTGAGGTTCAAGGAGTCCACCATTAACTGCACTACATGTAGCCCTGATGGCCAAGGGACAATACCCACAATATCTTATAATATCTCCAGTTATCTTTCTATCAGTTTtgtactgaaaaatataaaatacttcTGTTTGTATAAAATGTTTAATACACATTCCtacgagttttttttttctagatttgtaatacatgtaatgaTATTGTAACATCAAAAAGGATAACATTAAACAATATCcagtatgtttttattttatgtagaGCATATTTCAAGTATTTTATTCATCCTAATTGatgcaatttcttttaaaatctttatattcatgtaaaaaaaaatccctaaaaaaataaaaaaagtgtctGTCTTTATTACCGGTAGGCCCTCTTCCAAGACCTTGGTGCTATAAACTTCAtgaaaattttacaagaaatgaAAGCATGAAAGTGCTTACaataaaatgattaatattaATTACATTTTAAAGAGGTCCATCAGTGCTGATTTTCAAACTCACCCAAGACATTACTGATATAAAACTTTGAAAGAAATTTCATAACAATCCTACAAGAAATGTAGGTGTGAAAGTGCACGATGCAATTTTTTAGGTACATTAATCTGGTAAAAATAATTGATCAATGCTGATTCTTGACCTTGTCCCAGACTTTGCTCATATAGACCttttatcaaatttcataaaattcctACAAGTTATGTATGCTTGAGAGTACTATTAATGCAATTTaccatattattttaatttcaaaggggcataactcctttAAAAAGGGTTGTTTAGAACTGATTTTCTAACTCGTCTGAGAATCTTAATTGTTCATGTGATAGCGCTTACAAGGCCAAAATGACAATCACATAGTCTTTCTATGTCTTATGAAATGCATCGTGTGGGGCAAAAAACTTTGTTGTCGGTTCTGCCTTTTTGACTGAAATTTCCTTATATTGTTTAATTGTCAATATTGAACTACAGGTGTATCTTcctcaaaataaataattacctGTTTGTCAACACATTTTTCATAAAGTTCTGTTGCCTCTTTAACATTGAGGGGCTTCAGTTCTATTTCTAGTACTAACTCATCCATTCTTTTCTGTGATTTACCAATTTGACGCATTTTATCAATAAACTGTTTATCATCAATTGCAATCAACTTCTGTCTTGATGTAATTAATATTCtgatctgaaaatataaaaaaaatatattgctagTCTCATAATGTTAAGTATAATATCAAcatttcttccttttttttattttgcacctTCCTATTGTCCATATGTTatgataaaacaagaatgtgtccatagtacatggatgccccacctgctgtggcattgacccagtggttgtaaataaactcatcaaagataccaggattaaattttgtatttacaagtGGTTATTACCTTGCAATTCAGATTCACTGAAGCATTAAAAAGAACTTCAATATTCTAGATTCTAAGTTATTCATAAATTATTAAAGCAGCATAATAAGTACTTTTCAAAAAATGTTCATCCAATAAAGTTATGCAAGCACATCAGAGTACTTTATATTTGCTTTTGCATTTTCGATTTTAAATCAATGTTCCATAGGTAAATATATACGTGAAAAAAATACGAATACAagtggttttgctcattgttgaaagccaaaAGGTAAATCATA
This genomic interval carries:
- the LOC143047813 gene encoding uncharacterized protein LOC143047813; amino-acid sequence: MEHPAVGFDDPTLIDPLDAILNDLANDLDGDPTTFQDLLQISRSELGPNNMANITTAMEYFRSIENNKVYDKLDLVDYLINVTDTLNYHTVMGTNRVSDQLSLYKERLLKHREALRTKGVDIDKNFVGRIDDIKKIEGVISGDFAHYDSVRGVCICGLGGMGKTSLANEVCYRLYKSNQRWKIIRIDLRERDTLLDLLSLTLTELHETFSSTDIPEMIKKLWKIIPDIKRRTVLLFDNIDGLLQNRKGRQQISPVLKFFNDFLQMLDDTTIRILITSRQKLIAIDDKQFIDKMRQIGKSQKRMDELVLEIELKPLNVKEATELYEKCVDKQYKTDRKITGDIIRYCGYCPLAIRATCSAVNGGLLEPQVIRYNLKIAAEKGGLSHALQVNNCLAQTFSSLDVEYQKKLARLTVFQTAKFDVNAASAVFGELNMTMRPKMDLLALKTRHFVEITEPEDYMMKKKTTSATTDIFLTHELRYSLHPLVYMFLKELIKDGCFQEEVKKAWQGFVSHFEKAVQKIGEKMDTNCMKAWRMIEENKKHFISLFKGDHVQDTQTTIDMKDRILLCTQMVLVGNLLLGDFHRINRIEKMLESSKQRNCKLEYLFWKIEKASFFFDVDRNELVAKYLFEIESTCDVVTAIGTALAPVFGIYFLLKGKFYMRRKQLENAVKDLTMAQKLFNEHKFVRHRYMYHITNIYEKIGQTYLMLDPPAVEEARENLYAAFKKAEEKVENFYNLDIPSFIASIGRLWYVIGLKENELKNTKEAKENFEKSVRYYTKAMALDTQMNLHKYDNYADKLVKRAESYDELGLLKVSGAFSDAVKDIKEADNIRRKILQPPHYKCTHTPHLVGKILLHKAKQEYDKKQKGNAINHLWEGIMFYEITRDMTKCGGLHPIHIHRQEYEEIKAEHLWALQQARETQKIEPAIKFYNDFEKGKFEEDRQKARSERETIKHSEYVPIEDVKAEIMMAGPGNMTFTPVRVDDSDSVSEEENFEMVEFKEVVFKDYKLKDDEVMDFDKLFERMENPDDFSTSEEEDVAMETETKVIEGKGFESLMEIQEDIDQNSSKSAKTDLTIEEDQVFDEKDANKEESGKNYLSEIRRKSADRSSLSSTSSQDMSSKEKRERFKRKRSRDPSMQAFLDSVERETSEKGKAVLKSTRSTSQDKSFDLEMPVLEYLKIVDTKDKEEKRKILEDMKQRYPSVQEEEKEETSRESEDTEQQKVTMTIGRKRQLQLSRSEEVSSQKSSRDVKK